One Cryobacterium psychrophilum DNA segment encodes these proteins:
- a CDS encoding GNAT family N-acetyltransferase — translation MPDFVQLSATVTLRTLREGDAAALLHAYVRNREHLAPWEPARLESFFTVEAQTTMLAFQLEELATGVGLPLALWECDRVVGRVTLSRIVRGPLQSASVGYFIDGEHTGSGLASAALAHTLEQAQGTLGLHRIEASTLLHNAGSQRVLRRVGFTQIGMAPEYLKIAGEWRDHLLFQRILGERMPVPR, via the coding sequence ATGCCCGACTTCGTTCAGCTGTCCGCCACCGTGACCCTCCGAACGCTCAGGGAGGGAGATGCCGCTGCGCTGCTGCACGCCTACGTTCGCAATCGCGAGCACCTCGCGCCGTGGGAGCCGGCCCGGCTCGAATCCTTCTTCACCGTGGAAGCCCAGACGACAATGCTGGCCTTTCAGCTTGAGGAACTCGCCACCGGGGTCGGCCTTCCCCTGGCGCTCTGGGAGTGCGATCGTGTCGTGGGCCGCGTCACTCTGTCGCGAATTGTGCGCGGTCCGTTGCAGAGCGCCAGCGTCGGGTATTTCATCGATGGGGAACACACCGGCAGTGGCCTCGCATCCGCCGCCCTGGCGCATACTCTCGAACAGGCGCAGGGCACTCTCGGCCTGCACCGCATCGAAGCCAGCACCCTGCTGCACAACGCGGGCTCTCAGCGCGTGTTGCGCCGCGTCGGGTTCACGCAGATCGGGATGGCCCCCGAATACCTCAAGATCGCCGGCGAGTGGCGCGACCACCTGCTCTTCCAAAGAATCCTGGGCGAGCGGATGCCTGTACCGCGATAG
- a CDS encoding GNAT family N-acetyltransferase, which translates to MTAVRPPFTTLRGCFVQLQPLSSAALPELHRAIAHRAVFESGYGGGLAALRTNADAFITWARDYFQWESLPYVVRLLGGINDGDLVGTTTLGDLDLVNESAQLGWTAYDPRVWGTAVNTECKLLLLTEAFRNDFGRITIQADSINTRSREAIEGIGATFEGVLRRNRVRADGSWRDTAMYSILVNEWPDVRARLQARVGAYPSRSITYRSVRRDDPAR; encoded by the coding sequence GTGACCGCTGTACGCCCGCCTTTTACCACCCTCCGGGGTTGCTTCGTTCAGCTGCAACCGCTCAGCAGCGCCGCGCTCCCCGAACTCCACCGCGCCATTGCGCACCGCGCCGTGTTCGAGTCCGGCTACGGCGGCGGCCTTGCCGCCCTCCGCACGAATGCCGATGCTTTCATCACCTGGGCGCGGGACTACTTTCAGTGGGAGAGCCTGCCCTACGTGGTGCGATTACTCGGCGGAATCAACGACGGCGACCTCGTGGGCACCACGACGCTCGGCGACCTTGACCTCGTCAACGAGAGCGCCCAGCTCGGCTGGACCGCGTATGACCCACGGGTCTGGGGAACCGCCGTGAACACCGAGTGCAAGCTTCTTCTGCTCACCGAAGCCTTCCGCAACGACTTCGGGCGCATCACAATCCAGGCCGACTCAATCAATACGCGCTCACGAGAAGCCATCGAGGGCATTGGCGCCACCTTCGAGGGTGTGCTCCGCCGCAACCGAGTGCGCGCGGATGGCAGCTGGCGGGACACTGCCATGTACTCGATCCTGGTCAACGAGTGGCCCGACGTGCGTGCGAGGCTCCAGGCCCGAGTGGGCGCCTATCCCTCGCGCTCGATCACCTACCGAAGCGTCCGGCGCGACGACCCCGCGCGTTAG